One genomic region from Leptospira stimsonii encodes:
- a CDS encoding baseplate assembly protein, giving the protein MRGSFSNDPFDWQGKPQSPNEKLAPPMFATVTEVLPRFRANVLTTFGEPFQKVRYFGPFLNQNGNAHGRAFGLKKNQLVLLEFIGGSFRAPIISQVFPFATKDSDLSNIQDFWNKYSFIDPETDIIDFHESGYAVRQTTNKVEVYNDSREVVLELDFSSKKATLTFENVEINAKVQINGDTKIIGETTFEGDLDITGKIEATGKIKSDVDVIAAETSLKEHNHLYNPGPSPPTKTGPPI; this is encoded by the coding sequence ATGAGAGGATCTTTCTCAAACGATCCTTTCGATTGGCAGGGAAAACCTCAGTCTCCGAATGAAAAATTAGCTCCTCCCATGTTTGCGACCGTCACGGAAGTTCTCCCTAGGTTTCGAGCAAATGTATTAACCACATTCGGAGAGCCATTCCAAAAGGTTAGATACTTTGGACCTTTTTTAAATCAAAACGGGAATGCTCATGGTAGAGCCTTTGGTCTTAAAAAAAATCAACTTGTTTTACTTGAGTTTATAGGAGGTTCTTTCCGAGCTCCAATTATCTCTCAAGTTTTTCCGTTCGCAACAAAAGATTCGGACCTATCAAACATTCAAGACTTCTGGAATAAGTATTCTTTTATCGACCCGGAGACGGACATAATAGATTTTCACGAGTCGGGTTACGCGGTTCGTCAAACTACGAACAAAGTAGAAGTTTACAACGATTCCAGGGAAGTCGTATTGGAACTTGATTTTTCATCGAAGAAAGCAACACTAACTTTTGAAAACGTTGAGATAAATGCTAAAGTTCAAATCAATGGAGATACGAAAATCATAGGGGAAACAACCTTTGAAGGTGATCTTGATATCACCGGAAAAATTGAAGCAACAGGAAAGATAAAATCCGATGTCGATGTAATCGCGGCGGAAACCTCATTAAAAGAACACAACCATCTTTATAACCCTGGCCCCTCGCCTCCTACAAAGACTGGTCCTCCGATTTAA
- a CDS encoding cold shock domain-containing protein: METNKYTLTGKVRKYIPWNRDSNRGGYGFIKGNDGIEYFFNAKYSSLSETDIKEGKEVKFSLRKGFDKKRGEFVLQATKVCNP, from the coding sequence TTGGAAACTAACAAATACACTTTAACCGGTAAGGTTCGAAAATATATTCCATGGAATCGTGACTCAAATCGGGGGGGCTACGGCTTTATCAAAGGAAATGACGGAATAGAATATTTCTTTAACGCAAAGTATTCTTCCTTATCTGAAACGGATATCAAAGAAGGAAAAGAAGTTAAATTCTCACTTCGTAAAGGATTCGACAAAAAGCGTGGAGAGTTCGTTTTGCAAGCAACGAAAGTTTGCAATCCATGA
- a CDS encoding baseplate J/gp47 family protein — protein MGSPAPYIPKTALEYKTAQQNSLLASGSILSNFSPGSRISTWIATIASVLSEGDLRTLNGFEYSIREGVYNAFGFTRLPGLKAIGVLRIEHSGHTTPISIGIFTIDLFGLLYESIAPVTISVGETFVEIEIRAKSPGKDFNITRLSIDTQEGLGTLNVQVPPNTRIWNPSDFAGGTNIESEENRLRRFRNFIVSLGRSTPLGIYTAATSIPGVAGIQLTTNVNPYSGAFEIGWINLYISDGTSNPPQSLLDLVQKTIEGDLNDPENFPGFAAAGTFVTVFRIPVLGISVKFELQIQKDSQLTNEQALDIAKNQLTLYLNTLPVGFDVLLKQVEGTILKAHPDFYRVNVIEFYGKLASDPVPNPLPNLNDISVPSVDLPRAGGTSGGIISGTVIRVEPS, from the coding sequence ATGGGTTCTCCCGCACCTTACATTCCCAAAACTGCACTCGAATACAAGACAGCTCAACAAAATAGCTTACTCGCGAGCGGTTCTATCCTTTCAAACTTTAGTCCCGGATCCAGAATTTCAACCTGGATAGCAACGATCGCTTCCGTTCTTTCAGAAGGAGATTTAAGAACACTTAACGGATTTGAATACTCAATCAGGGAAGGAGTATATAATGCTTTCGGTTTCACTAGGTTACCCGGCCTTAAAGCAATCGGAGTTCTTCGAATCGAACATTCCGGTCACACAACTCCCATTTCGATTGGAATTTTTACAATCGATCTCTTTGGACTTCTTTATGAGTCAATTGCACCCGTTACGATTTCCGTTGGTGAAACTTTCGTTGAAATCGAAATCAGAGCAAAATCACCCGGAAAAGATTTTAACATAACGAGGCTTTCCATTGATACTCAGGAAGGTCTTGGTACTCTAAATGTTCAAGTTCCGCCTAATACAAGGATCTGGAATCCAAGTGATTTCGCCGGTGGAACAAACATTGAAAGCGAAGAAAATAGGCTTCGTCGATTTCGCAATTTTATCGTTTCACTTGGTCGCTCTACTCCCCTTGGAATCTATACAGCCGCAACTTCAATACCTGGAGTGGCAGGGATCCAATTAACTACAAATGTAAATCCATATTCCGGTGCTTTTGAAATCGGTTGGATCAACCTTTATATCTCGGATGGAACATCCAATCCTCCACAGAGTCTTCTTGATCTTGTTCAAAAAACTATTGAAGGAGATTTAAACGATCCTGAAAACTTTCCTGGTTTTGCGGCGGCCGGAACTTTCGTTACAGTATTTAGGATTCCAGTTCTCGGAATTTCAGTAAAGTTTGAATTACAAATTCAAAAAGACTCTCAACTAACGAACGAACAAGCCTTAGATATTGCCAAGAATCAACTTACACTTTACCTAAACACATTACCTGTCGGTTTCGATGTTTTGTTAAAACAAGTAGAAGGTACAATTCTAAAAGCACATCCGGACTTTTACAGAGTAAATGTAATTGAGTTTTATGGAAAACTTGCTTCCGATCCAGTCCCTAATCCGCTTCCAAATCTAAATGATATCTCGGTGCCTTCTGTTGATCTTCCAAGAGCAGGAGGAACATCCGGAGGAATTATTTCAGGAACCGTGATTCGTGTGGAGCCGTCTTAA
- a CDS encoding DUF6171 family protein: protein MDEKKNNDFSEKRMGTCLTCPLLLNGFFGERCSVCHCFVRLKTKLKRETCPIGKW from the coding sequence ATGGATGAAAAGAAAAATAATGATTTTTCAGAAAAAAGAATGGGAACCTGTCTTACCTGTCCCTTATTGTTAAATGGTTTTTTTGGAGAAAGATGCTCCGTGTGTCATTGTTTTGTTAGGCTAAAAACGAAATTAAAACGAGAAACATGCCCTATCGGGAAATGGTAG
- a CDS encoding LPD1 domain-containing protein, whose translation MPSIREVVKSTLLILKSNEKPVGWPSTHADGSVWRKVKPSGEKGAWAMIKAPSKSRASKLIAETVKNTELPTKISNNNEAPLIEEKKFNRSSKKILKTKKQTPPKEPSLFDIAPQTVKKFVNQNFKPSYFPESIKSLEDLILQVKNSLINAGLNNRAIEFESLAKNEGNNLNNLLNISYKFVSITSENVNKIIRSLISTKVHESKRSLSEAMLGNDNAAGKHDREKTSNSTLAANTLSEVVSQLQDSNLTLEESDFIERLKESVEKKQIAPTISAKINDALANLVQKEPSIVIKIIRNYISESLLKYNEKNKPKPIEDDTPVKRKVVSTKFRNLADAMEESIRNKENPPISRQNPTYRRARIADYMSEDAKKLRDIQSALRGIAEDVDLGTLPESLKNIKSKKDIEQILNVSKSLDNYRIQRHTEDQKPLSERISVWFRKLDYRFISEKSTDRVSVSSSNKIYRHNLTWANKNGLISKSELEEASKVQKSITSKEAEFIDTVILDEAEHLKRLMDKINKIEQCLYARPAKSNIKNPVIIEGKPYELYFKGNPYSNYNESALAIMRLGLNTYEQVHEAGQYLRKLIAKNKAGGPDPKKIEIRSLERELIGNKIPGFFPTPKPLAQRLILEADIKPGMDVLEPSAGKGDLAETISEETGIQPDTIEPVYSLKNILQAKGYTVVADDFLDFVDKRYDRILMNPPFENGNDIRHVKHAYSLLKPGGKLVAIMSEGPFFRGDSKSQDFREWLTDKGGVSEKLPEGSFKGKDSFRQTGVSTRIVTLTKHSDDILYEKNLDEGISRSFLDSYQPELNVSNRGIASNSKDWTLRFPVDGDKLGDWPVLFKTKTEAIDHGKRSKRLYQEYFSEPEEYEKIVKPADPNSRSRSMKGNQNAKGIHVKNEIAESKEKILPQSTNLKKDSYEEKIREIMKLAKNEITRDHVQPLLDVREKNKEFKDTNERIPGSKKELAALSKILSLNEIDKLDPVTSERIVKKERVLPPFDFKIYKDRGEESGLVYLKSKLYESIASKPADSEYARRVYVQSLNKLITPVLNAQSFDEIEDYAYSFYEISTYSQFGKLTTELTSLFREVSHPNFNSNSIEELRSKYKDRIASIVPGSEVLVDKILSGTLKDIGPIRKEANSFIKKSAFQSKKDPELMVYGSVFGDKLFNMLHKRSETGLNAWNQARLYNSLTEKEATSRYVKFLNQFEIRNKELIADFQKKYPTFEKFFKDNYRNDPEQKIRAETKYKELLTPKSPPSREKWAEDPKNRIRDSDWSWTEKTKKDIPTTVKNKTPRRSPLDVIIRQNGRAIHENEISSEGLTQFWGFKSVQFGNYMDDVSSRDHITRFVSALKDLEDALEIDIHKTVEKSGLSMAFGARGTPGQTAHYEPGYKIINITKTQGDGSIAHEFGHFLDQFATGLGYSRNYEYFISSGTEGPLAKEARKLLEVMKVNPDGRNTSFYSKAVQTGVKELSKSYELFARAFESYVEDKLSNKKMMNNYLVSPTSVDDLDSVPMDQYQLIMFPQGEERVRINLAFEEFMNALKKEKDVEKPFDSSSPRISSIKENYLTISDIVKKAKK comes from the coding sequence ATGCCTTCAATCCGTGAAGTCGTAAAATCCACTTTACTAATACTAAAATCAAATGAAAAACCTGTCGGCTGGCCTTCAACTCATGCCGACGGATCTGTTTGGCGTAAAGTAAAACCTTCCGGAGAGAAGGGGGCGTGGGCTATGATTAAGGCCCCCTCTAAATCGCGTGCATCCAAACTAATTGCCGAAACGGTAAAAAATACCGAACTACCTACAAAAATTTCGAATAATAATGAAGCGCCATTAATCGAAGAAAAGAAATTCAACCGAAGTTCTAAAAAAATACTTAAAACCAAAAAACAGACTCCTCCAAAAGAACCGAGTCTTTTCGATATCGCGCCTCAAACTGTAAAGAAATTCGTAAATCAAAACTTCAAACCTAGTTACTTCCCCGAGTCGATTAAAAGTTTAGAGGATTTAATTTTACAGGTAAAAAATTCACTTATAAATGCAGGACTTAACAACCGCGCAATTGAGTTCGAGAGCCTTGCAAAAAATGAAGGAAACAATCTAAATAACCTCTTAAACATTTCCTACAAGTTCGTTAGTATCACTTCGGAGAACGTAAATAAGATTATACGTTCTCTAATCTCTACAAAAGTCCATGAATCAAAACGATCACTCTCCGAGGCTATGCTTGGAAATGATAATGCCGCCGGGAAACATGATAGGGAGAAAACTTCTAATTCAACTCTTGCAGCGAACACTTTGTCCGAAGTAGTCAGTCAGTTACAAGATTCAAATTTAACGTTAGAGGAAAGTGACTTTATTGAACGACTAAAAGAGTCGGTAGAAAAAAAACAAATCGCCCCGACCATATCTGCAAAGATCAATGACGCACTTGCAAATCTGGTTCAGAAAGAGCCTTCCATAGTAATAAAAATAATTCGCAACTATATCTCAGAGTCCTTACTCAAATATAACGAAAAAAATAAACCTAAACCGATCGAGGATGATACCCCGGTAAAACGCAAGGTGGTTTCGACAAAATTTAGAAACCTAGCGGATGCAATGGAAGAATCGATTCGGAATAAGGAAAATCCTCCTATTTCAAGGCAAAACCCAACCTATCGCAGAGCAAGAATCGCGGATTATATGTCTGAAGATGCAAAGAAGTTGAGAGACATTCAATCAGCTCTAAGGGGAATCGCAGAGGACGTTGACTTAGGGACTCTCCCAGAAAGTCTAAAAAACATAAAAAGTAAAAAGGACATAGAACAAATTCTCAATGTTTCTAAGTCACTGGATAATTATAGAATCCAAAGACATACCGAAGATCAAAAACCATTGAGTGAAAGAATATCAGTTTGGTTTCGAAAACTTGATTATCGATTCATTTCAGAAAAATCAACGGATCGTGTCTCGGTTTCAAGTAGTAATAAAATTTACCGTCATAACCTAACTTGGGCTAATAAAAACGGACTGATTTCAAAGTCAGAATTAGAAGAAGCAAGTAAGGTTCAAAAGTCGATAACTTCCAAAGAAGCTGAATTTATCGATACTGTGATTCTGGATGAGGCTGAACATTTGAAACGCCTCATGGATAAGATTAATAAAATAGAGCAGTGCTTATACGCACGTCCTGCAAAATCGAATATTAAAAATCCAGTTATCATAGAAGGAAAACCTTATGAGTTATATTTCAAAGGAAATCCTTATTCTAATTATAACGAAAGCGCATTGGCGATCATGCGGCTCGGACTTAATACTTATGAACAAGTCCATGAAGCGGGACAGTATCTTCGCAAACTCATAGCAAAAAATAAAGCAGGCGGACCTGATCCGAAAAAAATAGAAATTCGGAGTCTTGAAAGAGAACTTATAGGAAATAAGATTCCTGGTTTTTTCCCGACTCCAAAGCCATTAGCCCAAAGACTTATCTTGGAAGCCGATATAAAACCTGGAATGGATGTTCTCGAACCATCCGCTGGAAAAGGCGATTTAGCCGAAACGATTTCAGAAGAAACAGGGATTCAGCCCGATACAATTGAACCTGTGTATTCCTTAAAAAACATTTTGCAAGCAAAAGGATATACAGTAGTCGCAGATGATTTTTTAGATTTTGTTGATAAGAGATATGACCGAATTCTTATGAATCCTCCCTTTGAGAATGGAAACGATATCCGACACGTCAAACACGCTTATTCACTTCTAAAACCGGGTGGAAAGCTAGTTGCAATCATGTCTGAAGGTCCTTTCTTTCGCGGGGATAGTAAATCCCAGGACTTTCGTGAATGGCTTACCGATAAAGGAGGTGTTTCAGAAAAGTTACCGGAAGGGTCGTTTAAGGGAAAAGATTCTTTCAGACAAACCGGCGTATCTACTCGAATAGTCACATTAACTAAACATTCAGACGATATCTTGTACGAAAAAAATTTGGATGAGGGAATTTCGCGTTCCTTCCTCGATAGCTATCAACCGGAATTAAATGTTTCAAATCGCGGAATTGCGAGTAATTCAAAAGATTGGACTTTAAGATTTCCGGTCGATGGAGATAAACTTGGCGATTGGCCTGTGCTCTTTAAAACAAAGACAGAAGCGATCGATCATGGTAAAAGGTCAAAACGTCTTTATCAGGAGTATTTTTCCGAACCGGAAGAATACGAAAAAATTGTAAAACCGGCGGATCCTAATTCACGTTCTCGTTCAATGAAAGGAAATCAAAATGCTAAAGGTATTCACGTTAAAAATGAAATTGCGGAATCTAAAGAAAAAATCCTTCCACAATCTACTAACTTAAAAAAAGATTCATACGAAGAAAAAATTCGAGAGATCATGAAATTGGCAAAAAATGAAATCACTCGAGATCACGTTCAACCATTACTTGACGTCAGAGAGAAAAATAAGGAGTTTAAGGACACTAACGAGCGAATTCCAGGTTCTAAAAAAGAACTCGCCGCCTTATCAAAAATTCTTTCACTCAATGAAATCGATAAACTGGACCCCGTTACATCAGAACGAATCGTTAAAAAAGAAAGAGTACTACCTCCTTTCGATTTTAAGATATATAAAGACAGAGGAGAGGAGTCTGGTCTTGTCTATTTAAAATCAAAATTGTATGAGTCAATAGCATCAAAGCCAGCAGATTCGGAATACGCGCGACGAGTGTATGTTCAATCTCTAAATAAATTAATAACTCCAGTTTTAAACGCGCAGTCTTTTGATGAGATAGAAGATTATGCGTATTCCTTTTATGAAATTTCAACGTACAGCCAATTTGGAAAATTAACTACAGAATTGACTTCCCTTTTCAGAGAAGTTTCGCATCCGAATTTTAATTCTAATTCAATCGAAGAATTAAGAAGCAAATATAAAGATCGAATTGCCTCGATTGTTCCGGGATCCGAAGTACTGGTTGATAAAATACTAAGTGGGACTTTGAAAGATATTGGACCAATCAGGAAGGAAGCAAATTCTTTTATAAAAAAGTCGGCATTTCAATCGAAGAAGGATCCGGAACTCATGGTGTATGGAAGCGTATTTGGTGATAAGCTATTCAATATGCTCCACAAAAGATCGGAGACAGGACTCAACGCTTGGAATCAGGCTCGTTTATACAATTCTTTAACGGAAAAAGAAGCAACTTCTCGTTATGTGAAATTTCTAAATCAATTCGAAATTCGTAACAAAGAATTAATTGCCGACTTCCAAAAAAAGTATCCCACTTTTGAAAAATTCTTTAAAGATAACTATAGAAACGATCCCGAGCAAAAAATACGCGCGGAAACTAAATATAAAGAACTCCTTACCCCGAAATCTCCCCCTTCCAGGGAAAAGTGGGCTGAGGATCCTAAAAATAGAATTCGAGATTCGGATTGGTCATGGACAGAAAAAACTAAAAAGGACATCCCAACTACCGTTAAAAACAAAACACCTCGAAGATCGCCCTTAGATGTAATCATCCGTCAAAATGGTCGGGCGATTCATGAAAATGAAATCTCTTCGGAAGGGCTGACTCAATTTTGGGGATTCAAATCCGTACAATTTGGCAATTACATGGATGACGTTTCTTCCAGGGATCATATAACTAGATTCGTTTCTGCTTTAAAGGACTTGGAAGATGCTCTCGAAATTGATATTCACAAAACGGTTGAAAAAAGCGGATTAAGTATGGCGTTTGGAGCTCGGGGAACGCCAGGCCAAACCGCTCATTACGAACCAGGATACAAAATCATTAACATAACGAAAACTCAAGGTGATGGATCTATTGCCCATGAATTTGGTCATTTCTTAGATCAATTTGCAACTGGATTAGGATATTCGAGAAATTATGAATACTTTATTAGTTCCGGAACAGAGGGACCTTTGGCGAAGGAAGCTCGAAAATTATTAGAAGTGATGAAAGTAAATCCAGATGGAAGAAACACTTCCTTTTATTCAAAGGCAGTTCAAACAGGAGTTAAAGAATTATCTAAATCATACGAACTTTTTGCAAGAGCCTTCGAATCTTATGTAGAAGATAAACTTTCAAATAAGAAAATGATGAATAATTATTTAGTAAGTCCGACTTCAGTTGATGACCTAGATTCAGTCCCAATGGATCAGTATCAATTAATCATGTTTCCGCAAGGAGAAGAAAGGGTTAGAATCAATTTAGCATTCGAGGAATTTATGAATGCCTTGAAAAAAGAAAAAGATGTAGAAAAACCCTTCGACTCTAGTTCCCCTCGAATTTCATCGATTAAGGAAAATTATCTGACAATTAGCGATATTGTGAAAAAGGCTAAGAAATGA
- a CDS encoding ParB N-terminal domain-containing protein, protein MEILTSEDITPEVAETILDKIHLSMTKTNPHWQELVMGEEEPWYEGEINSLSRKGLITVLRSSEKELSKDAMIALSKEFKSLGVSFLSSYLKNRAESVEVSDPFVPEQEEGERTQKSSIEIQFSNILKSEPTPSQIKAGNYKKTHVRIQGIDISIENRKGSYRSGVDENGKTWRTQIKFDYGYIKRTQGADGDHVDVFIGPDPDSQIVFVVNQKNKDGSFDEHKVMLGFHDEKSAKQGYLVNYAKGWNGLGSIVSLTIPQFKEWLSTKATKKELKSPKLEFLKSKLGELQNPNEEFSRLYQKANRLRTVLVGGSSLEEKGFHFIQKSGNASELIRKKIVVQGKHGNYVSTRLVRPEGYTENDFRLKQDSAAVVRPKKYSDRPIYKLSPEDKDHGKLIDHIKKTLLSQGLDNRAKEFVDLAYISETRQDILDIASDFVDLRGELKESNLSEDEQDLFKTMLFAVQEPLEKLILILKGKRGRPPAQLGTKAVWKDGITREKTSNGWKPVKKESLEKEESTSKKRPIRLLKPSKESSSSHSGYLPTKLPFNQIRTIEQYTAKKDFDRNQINSLKQKIKDGGFDPGFPIIVDKQEGKWTVVAGHHRYEAVKELIEEGHLSSNFEIPVVTKEFASSNDRLASQLSENQRRSVLPTDEAKAYGKMVEDGWDAKKISEKLGISIGEVNKRLALNNLTPDLFTLVHKKDRSLPLGVAEVIGLFAKDVNDKPNATMQIRAYKWFVENRSKYPGRGPSVVQNYIKELQSGQFDNFDFDSVATDIQREALRTVSMETAATNRKMLEMMMDSLSKTYQRVLGDNVTSLSPQTIKELAASIAVSADKGVGSSSVIGRLNAIIQDLSIIKDSLQLKLKEIEDDSSMPLMFAKSFLLDIEEAIFRAIQVKDDYSIEILK, encoded by the coding sequence ATGGAAATTCTGACCTCAGAGGACATCACGCCCGAAGTCGCAGAAACGATCTTAGACAAGATTCATCTTTCGATGACGAAAACGAATCCTCACTGGCAAGAATTAGTGATGGGAGAGGAAGAACCCTGGTATGAGGGTGAAATCAATTCTCTTTCCAGAAAAGGTCTAATAACAGTTCTTCGCTCCTCTGAAAAAGAACTTTCCAAAGACGCGATGATTGCTCTTTCAAAAGAGTTTAAGTCACTTGGCGTTTCTTTTCTTTCCTCTTATTTAAAAAACCGCGCTGAAAGTGTAGAAGTTTCTGATCCTTTTGTTCCGGAACAGGAGGAAGGGGAAAGAACTCAAAAATCTAGTATAGAAATACAGTTTTCAAACATTTTAAAATCAGAACCAACCCCTTCCCAAATAAAAGCAGGTAACTATAAAAAAACACATGTAAGAATCCAAGGAATCGACATCTCGATTGAAAATCGGAAAGGTTCTTACAGGTCTGGCGTTGATGAAAACGGTAAGACTTGGAGAACCCAAATTAAGTTTGATTACGGATATATCAAAAGAACTCAAGGGGCGGACGGTGATCACGTTGATGTATTCATCGGGCCTGATCCTGATTCACAAATTGTTTTTGTCGTGAACCAAAAAAACAAGGATGGATCTTTCGACGAACATAAAGTAATGCTCGGTTTTCACGACGAAAAGTCTGCAAAACAAGGTTATCTTGTAAACTATGCGAAGGGTTGGAATGGTTTAGGTTCAATCGTTTCTTTAACCATTCCTCAATTTAAGGAGTGGCTCTCGACAAAAGCTACGAAAAAGGAATTAAAAAGTCCAAAACTAGAATTCTTAAAATCAAAACTTGGAGAGCTACAAAATCCGAATGAGGAGTTTTCAAGACTTTACCAAAAGGCAAATCGGTTGCGAACAGTTTTGGTCGGCGGTTCTTCTTTGGAAGAAAAGGGTTTCCATTTTATTCAGAAATCTGGAAATGCTTCAGAGTTAATAAGGAAAAAAATTGTAGTTCAGGGAAAACATGGAAACTACGTTTCAACTAGACTTGTAAGGCCCGAAGGATATACGGAAAATGATTTTAGATTAAAACAAGATTCTGCGGCAGTTGTTCGACCAAAAAAATATTCCGATCGCCCAATTTATAAGCTCTCACCGGAAGATAAAGATCATGGAAAATTAATCGACCACATAAAGAAAACCCTCCTAAGTCAAGGTCTGGATAATAGAGCAAAAGAGTTTGTAGATCTTGCCTATATTTCAGAAACTCGCCAAGATATTTTAGACATAGCTTCCGATTTCGTTGATCTTCGAGGGGAGCTAAAGGAATCGAACCTATCCGAAGACGAACAAGATTTATTTAAAACAATGCTTTTTGCGGTTCAAGAACCGCTAGAAAAGTTGATTCTCATTCTAAAAGGGAAAAGAGGTCGTCCTCCCGCGCAGTTAGGAACTAAGGCTGTTTGGAAGGACGGAATCACACGCGAAAAGACGTCAAACGGTTGGAAGCCTGTAAAAAAAGAAAGTCTAGAGAAAGAAGAATCCACATCGAAAAAAAGACCTATTCGGTTATTAAAACCTTCAAAAGAAAGTAGTTCTTCTCATAGCGGATACTTACCTACGAAACTTCCATTCAATCAAATTCGAACGATTGAACAATACACTGCGAAAAAAGATTTTGATCGAAATCAAATTAATTCATTAAAACAAAAAATCAAAGACGGAGGATTTGATCCTGGTTTTCCAATTATCGTAGATAAACAGGAAGGTAAATGGACGGTAGTCGCAGGACATCACAGATACGAAGCAGTTAAAGAGTTAATCGAAGAGGGCCATCTTTCTTCCAATTTTGAAATACCAGTTGTTACAAAAGAATTCGCTTCCAGTAACGATCGCCTTGCTTCTCAACTCTCCGAGAATCAGAGAAGAAGTGTATTGCCGACCGATGAAGCGAAAGCCTACGGTAAGATGGTTGAAGACGGATGGGACGCGAAGAAGATTTCTGAAAAATTAGGAATTTCGATCGGAGAAGTTAACAAGAGGTTGGCTCTGAATAACTTAACTCCTGATCTTTTTACACTCGTTCACAAAAAAGACAGATCACTTCCTTTGGGAGTTGCAGAAGTCATTGGTTTATTCGCGAAGGATGTAAACGACAAACCAAATGCGACGATGCAAATCAGGGCATACAAATGGTTTGTTGAAAACCGTTCAAAATATCCCGGTCGAGGACCCTCAGTAGTTCAAAACTACATCAAAGAATTGCAGTCAGGTCAGTTTGATAATTTTGATTTCGATTCCGTTGCAACGGATATTCAAAGGGAAGCTCTTCGGACAGTTTCTATGGAAACAGCGGCTACAAACCGAAAGATGCTGGAAATGATGATGGATTCATTATCTAAAACTTATCAGAGAGTCCTAGGCGACAACGTAACTTCCCTTTCTCCTCAGACGATCAAAGAGCTCGCGGCGTCTATTGCGGTATCGGCAGACAAAGGCGTTGGTTCCTCATCCGTAATAGGAAGACTTAACGCAATTATTCAAGATTTATCCATTATTAAAGATTCCCTTCAACTAAAACTTAAAGAAATCGAAGACGATTCAAGTATGCCGTTGATGTTTGCGAAATCTTTTCTTTTGGATATTGAAGAGGCGATTTTTAGAGCAATCCAAGTCAAAGATGACTACTCAATAGAGATATTGAAATAA